A single window of Anomaloglossus baeobatrachus isolate aAnoBae1 chromosome 9, aAnoBae1.hap1, whole genome shotgun sequence DNA harbors:
- the C9H6orf136 gene encoding uncharacterized protein C6orf136 homolog, giving the protein MALCVRRLRGAPGVGSRWKGGIRSAGGATGRLRESMRARDAILLRDLRPCPRLAAPLRRPLPSPTPALSTRIRPTGPHMCPPPAPKQGPATWDCLLQNLPPQPVGCPPRATPGSGHRRGHESWHLTAAQLDCFRSLFEPGVCRTPYQALVLPRPPAHEGLLVFTPSKRVRTAQAPGSDKSDMEQHLAVMYEKLRDELPNFLWKPANYSLYRKDMEFVSNVMHMHLHGLTKYQLLLTITRLLLLSYFTNSRISVLKLTSHPENSTIQARWSFSGLPLHLLLLYFFRRDKSDLYRTYDAFSTFQLATDGLICLHKLERVMPSSTITVTKKTVLAAALLALGLGEERPALNLLSNPKMPEEL; this is encoded by the exons atggcactgtgtgtgaggcggcTCCGCGGAGCTCCTGGTGTTGGGAGTCGGTGGAAAGGCGGGATACGCAGCGCGGGTGGAGCGACGGGCAGACTGCGGGAGAGTATGCGG GCTCGAGACGCCATCTTGCTCCGGGATCTGCGGCCCTGTCCTCGCCTCGCTGCTCCTCTTAGGCGACCGCTGCCATCCCCCACGCCTGCGCTGTCCACGCGGATCCGGCCCACGGGCCCTCACATGTGTCCACCGCCAGCGCCCAAGCAGGGCCCAGCCACGTGGGACTGTTTACTGCAGAATTTACCACCACAGCCTGTAGGATGTCCACCCCGTGCCACGCCCGGCAGCGGGCACCGCCGAGGGCACGAGTCCTGGCACCTCACTGCTGCTCAGCTGGACTGTTTTAGAAGCTTGTTCGAGCCTGGAGTTTGCAGGACCCCGTACCAGGCTCTAGTGTTACCCCGACCTCCAGCACATGAAGGGTTATTAGTGTTTACACCCAGCAAGAGGGTCCGGACCGCCCAGGCCCCCGGCAGCGACAAATCTGACATGGAGCAACACCTGGCAGTGATGTATGAGAAGCTAAGGGACGAG TTGCCGAATTTCCTATGGAAGCCGGCAAATTATTCATTATACAGGAAGGACATGGAGTTCGTCAGTAACGTGATGCACATGCACTTACA CGGCCTGACGAAGTACCAGCTTCTTCTGACCATCACCCGCCTGCTGCTCCTGAGTTATTTTACCAACTCGCGGATCTCGGTGCTGAAGCTGACGTCCCACCCTGAGAACAGCACCATCCAGGCGCGCTGGTCGTTCTCCGGCCTCCCGCTGCACCTGCTCCTACTCTACTTCTTCCGCAGGGACAAGAGTGACCTCTACAG GACATATGATGCTTTCTCTACCTTCCAGCTGGCTACGGATGGGTTGATATGTCTCCATAAGCTGGAGCGG GTAATGCCGTCTTCCACCATCACGGTTACCAAGAAGACAGTTTTGGCCGCTGCTCTGCTTGCTCTTGGACTGGGAGAAGAAAGACCCGCTCTAAATCTTCTATCTAACCCTAAAATGCCTGAAGAactgtga